One genomic window of Medicago truncatula cultivar Jemalong A17 chromosome 1, MtrunA17r5.0-ANR, whole genome shotgun sequence includes the following:
- the LOC120578163 gene encoding uncharacterized protein yields MLAAEQENAQLREELVNLKGEMERMALMMETMMAEREQAAISNSTPVVVVTAAPEGPPQPSPTTTTTIGLTQPLMTDFSSGNMATMGNSGFRPLGPQGPFATPQYSMPSGYPWGMPIATNGGFGPGATETPFAQGQQTSAHFQMSQPIPQATMTQAGPTVHVGPQHEEQIYHSDNIMGDDKAIDWEERFGALEKKMSNMRGKETVVQSIYDLCLVPDVNIPPKFKMPVFEKYQGDTCPQNHLTMYISKMIAYKNNVPLLIHCFQDSLTGPAHTWFMGLKGVTTFEQLAEAFMQQYKYNTYLAPSRKELQSLTQKEKESFKEYAQRFIQKAAQIRPPLDERELSELFYETLSPCYSEKMIVCASQKFTDLVETGMRIEEWARKGAAVSGGSSGGSSGVSSNGNKKFGNGYPKRNAQEVSMVAHGGPQPVYPNHPFVANITPQMTAPQNPNYQSPRPQGPAPYYPPLYQPLYNLQQLSQQPYYPQQPYQQRPYNPPQQQPRPQAPYNQQNQKQQFDPLPMTYGALLPSLLAQNLVQTIPPPRIPDPLPRWYRPDLHCIYHQGAAGHDVERCFALKKEVQKLINSKELTFTDPDAVAQNNPLPTHGPAVNMIQDDQEEARILSVGDIKTPLVPIHVKLCKATLFNHNHGACDICLMDPRGCIQVQNDMQGLLNRRELVVTREPESKDVCVVTPVFRARRPLVINPNSTKPVGTPLVICVPRPTPTTAQKAVPYKYEGTILEPGSETTSPVAVDNIAENSRILRSGRIFPTVGPKSVSVPVDEPVKERNAGKGKAGEQAKEFDFEDADEVLKLIKKSEYRVVDQLLQTPAKISIMALLSSSGAHRDALRKVLDQAFVDYDVTLGQFESIVGNVTACNSLTFSDEDLPAEGNKHNQALLISVLCRTDSLSNVLIDTGSALNVMPKSTLDQLAYSEAPLRLSKVTVRAFDGTRRSVYGEVDLPISVGPHEFQVTFQVMEIQASFSCLLGRPWIHDAGAVTSTLHQKLKFVSRGKLITVSGESAFLISNLSAFSVIGGSSSDGPSFQGFSAEESVGKIETCMASLKDARRVIQEGKTEGWGQLVELPENKRKEGIGFLNSKPGMFDPTRGSFHSAGFIHDSPETNAILDDAPGGVTPVFVTPGGACCNWIAVDIPFVTPRSKLNISESVEHSDPMLSPNFEVPVYEAVAEEDEEIPNEIKWMLEQERKTFQPHQEEIEIINLGTEEDKKEIKIGALLDVSVKKRVIELIREYVDIFAWSYKDMPGLDPDVVEHRLPLKPECPPIDAGFLVTSEYPQWLANIVPVPKKDGKVRMCVDYRDLNKASPKDNFPLPHIDVLVDNTAKCKVFSFMDGFSGYNKIRMAPEDREKTSFITPWGAFCYVVMPFGLINAGATYQRGFIVSQKGIEVDPDKVRAIREMPVPKTEKQVRGFLGRLNYISRFISHMTATCGPIFKLLRKDQGVKWNDDCQKAFDQIKEYLLEPPILVPPVDGRPLIMYLTVLEDSMGCVLGQQDETGKKEHAIYYLSKKFTDCESRYSVLEKTCCALTWAAKRLRHYMINHTTWLISKMDPIKYIFEKPALTGRIARWQMLLSEYDIEYRTQKAVKGSILAEHLAHQPIEDYQPIKFDFLDEEVMYLKAKDCDEPVFGEGPDPESEWG; encoded by the exons ATGTTAGCGGCAGAACAGGAAAACGCTCAGCTCAGAGAGGAACTGGTTAACCTCAAGGGGGAGATGGAAAGAATGGCACTTATGATGGAAACTATGATGGCTGAGAGAGAGCAAGCAGCAATCTCCAATTCAACTCCTGTTGTGGTCGTCACAGCTGCACCTGAGGGTCCCCCGCAACCATCTCCGACTACTACTACAACTATCGGCCTCACCCAGCCTCTGATGACTGATTTTTCTTCTGGTAATATGGCAACTATGGGCAACTCAGGCTTCCGTCCTCTTGGCCCCCAGGGTCCCTTTGCTACTCCTCAGTATTCCATGCCTTCAGGCTACCCTTGGGGCATGCCGATTGCAACCAACGGGGGTTTTGGTCCAGGCGCTACTGAAACGCCTTTCGCACAGGGTCAACAGACTTCGGCACATTTCCAGATGAGTCAACCGATTCCTCAAGCTACCATGACTCAAGCAGGTCCTACTGTGCATGTTGGGCCACAACATGAAGAACAGATTTATCACTCCGACAATATAATGGGGGATGATAAAGCAATCGATTGGGAAGAAAGGTTCGGTGCTCTAGAGAAGAAGATGAGTAATATGCGGGGAAAGGAAACAGTCGTCCAAAGCATATATGACCTTTGCTTGGTACCAGATGTAAACATACCTCCAAAGTTCAAGATGCCTGTATTTGAGAAGTATCAAGGGGACACGTGTCCACAAAATCATCTAACTATGTATATTAGCAAGATGATAGCTTACAAGAATAATGTTCCCTTACTCATTCACTGCTTCCAGGATAGTTTGACTGGTCCGGCACATACTTGGTTCATGGGGTTGAAAGGAGTCACTACTTTTGAACAGTTGGCTGAGGCCTTCATGCAACAGTACAAATATAATACCTATCTGGCGCCAAGTCGCAAAGAGTTGCAGTCCTTAACCCAGAAAGAGAAAGAATCGTTCAAGGAATACGCACAACGCTTCATTCAAAAAGCTGCTCAGATTCGTCCTCCCTTGGATGAGAGGGaactttcagaattgttctatGAAACCCTGAGCCCTTGTTATTCAGAAAAGATGATTGTCTGTGCATCACAGAAGTTCACTGATTTGGTGGAAACAGGAATGCGCATCGAGGAGTGGGCTCGTAAGGGAGCAGCTGTTTCGGGAGGTTCTTCAGGTGGTTCTTCAGGGGTTTCGTCCAATGGTAATAAGAAATTTGGGAATGGTTACCCAAAGAGGAATGCTCAAGAGGTTAGCATGGTGGCTCATGGAGGACCTCAGCCCGTGTACCCTAATCACCCCTTTGTTGCCAACATCACCCCACAAATGACCGCACCCCAGAACCCAAACTATCAATCACCCAGACCTCAAGGACCTGCACCATACTACCCCCCATTATACCAACCACTATACAACCtacaacaactctctcaacaacCCTACTATCCtcaacaaccataccaacaaagGCCATATAACCCCCCACAACAACAACCCCGTCCTCAAGCTCCCTACAACCagcaaaatcaaaaacaacaatttgacCCCTTGCCAATGACCTATGGAGCATTGCTCCCTTCTTTACTTGCACAGAATCTGGTCCAAACAATACCACCTCCTCGCATTCCGGACCCTCTCCCACGCTGGTACCGTCCGGACCTTCATTGTATTTACCATCAAGGGGCAGCAGGCCACGATGTGGAGCGTTGTTTTGCTCTTAAGAAAGAGGTTCAGAAACTGATAAATAGTAAAGAGTTAACCTTCACCGATCCTGATGCTGTAGCTCAGAACAATCCTCTGCCTACTCATGGGCCTGCTGTTAATATGATTCAAGACGATCAGGAAGAGGCTCGCATTCTCTCTGTAGGTGATATCAAGACTCCTCTGGTACCGATACATGTGAAACTGTGTAAAGCAACTCTCTTCAACCACAATCATGGAGCTTGTGACATATGTTTGATGGATCCTCGTGGATGTATACAAGTCCAGAATGATATGCAGGGTCTCCTAAATAGAAGGGAACTTGTGGTTACAAGGGAACCCGAGAGCAAGGACGTCTGTGTTGTCACTCCGGTATTCAGAGCCAGGAGGCCGCTGGTGATAAACCCTAACAGTACAAAGCCCGTTGGTACTCCCTTGGTAATCTGTGTGCCTAGGCCCACGCCTACTACTGCTCAGAAAGCTGTACCCTATAAGTATGAAGGCACGATTCTTGAGCCCGGAAGTGAGACAACTTCACCTGTTGCTGTGGATAATATCGCAGAGAATAGCCGGATTTTGAGGAGTGGCCGCATCTTTCCTACGGTGGGTCCGAAGAGTGTTAGTGTTCCGGTCGATGAGCCAGTAAAAGAGCGAAACGCCGGTAAAGGTAAAGCTGGGGAGCAGGCCAAAGAGTTTGACTTTGAGGATGCCGATGAAGTCTTGAAGCTGATCAAGAAGAGTGAATACAGGGTGGTGGACCAGCTGTTACAAACTCCTGCGAAGATTTCCATCATGGCCCTGTTATCAAGTTCTGGTGCTCATCGGGATGCCCTGAGGAAAGTACTAGACCAGGCatttgtggattatgatgtaacTCTGGGTCAATTCGAAAGCATTGTGGGGAATGTGACCGCGTGTAACAGTCTGactttcagtgatgaagatctCCCGGCGGAGGGGAATAAGCATAATCAAGCATTACTCATCTCTGTACTTTGCAGAACAGATTCGTTATCCAACGTCTTGATAGATACCGGCTCTGCACTTaatgtgatgcccaagtcaactctCGACCAATTGGCGTACTCCGAGGCTCCTTTGAGACTTAGCAAGGTGACAGTGAGGGCCTTCGATGGAACTAGGAGATCGGTGTATGGTGAGGTAGATTTGCCAATTTCGGTCGGCCCACATGAATTTCAGGTTACTTTCCAAGTCATGGAAATCCAGGCTTCTTTCAGCTGTTTGCTCGGCAGACCATGGATTCATGACGCTGGGGCTGTGACATCTACTCTCcatcagaaattgaagtttgtaagTCGTGGAAAGTTGATCACTGTGAGTGGCGAGTCGGCCTTTTTAATCAGCAATTTGTCTGCTTTCTCTGTTATCGGTGGTAGTAGTTCGGACGGGCCATCATTCCAAGGGTTCTCTGCCGAAGAAAGTGTCGGTAAAATTGAGACTTGTATGGCCTCGTTGAAGGATGCCCGAAGAGTAATTCAGGAAGGCAAAACCGAAGGCTGGGGTCAGCTAGTGGAGTTGCCAGAAAACAAGCGTAAAGAGGGAATTGGTTTCCTTAACAGTAAGCCTGGGATGTTCGACCCTACCAGAGGTTCTTTCCACAGTGCTGGTTTCATTCATGATTCGCCAGAGACCAATGCAATTTTAGATGATGCACCTGGAGGAGTGACACCGGTCTTTGTGACGCCTGGAGGAGCTTGCTGCAACTGGATTGCTGTTGACATTCCTTTTGTGACACCCCGCTCTAA ACTGAACATAAGTGAATCCGTTGAACACAGTGACCCCATGctttctcccaactttgaggtcCCGGTTTACGAGGCTGTGGCAGAGGAGGATGAGGAGATCCCGAATGAGATCAAATGGATGTTGGAACAAGAAAGGAAGACATTTCAACCTCATCAGGAGGAGATAGAAATCATCAATCTGGGTACTGaggaagacaagaaagaaatcaagattggggcATTGTTGGATGTATCTGTCAAGAAAAGAGTAATTGAGCTTATCAGAGAATATGTTGATATATTCGCATGGTCATACAAAGACATGCCGGGTCTAGACCCTGATGTCGTTGAACACAGACTACCTTTGAAGCCTGAGTGTCCTCCG attgatgcaggTTTCCTAGTCACATCAGAGTATCCTCAATGGTTGGCCAACAtagtgcctgttccaaagaaagatggcaaagtcagaatgtgtgttgattatCGGGACTTGAACAAGGCTAGTCCGAAGGATAATTTTCCTTTGCCTCACATTGATGTATTGGTTGATAACACTGCTAAGTGCAAGgttttctccttcatggacggtttctccggctaCAATAAGATCAGGATGGCTCCtgaggatagagaaaagacgtctttcatcACGCCCTGGGGTGCTTTCTGCTATGTGGTGATGccatttggtttgataaatgctggtgccactTACCAGAGGG GCTTTATCGTCAGTCAAAAGGGTATTGAAGTTGATCCCGACAAGGTCAGAGCCATCAGAGAAATGCCTGTTCcaaagacagagaagcaagtcagaggttttctTGGTAGACTCAATTATATCTCCAGATTTATCTCTCACATGACCGCCACATGTGGACCAATTTTCAAGTTACTCCGCAAGGATCAAGGGGTGAAGTGGAATGATGATTGTCAGAAGGCTTTTGATCAAATCAAAGAATATCTGTTAGAACCTCCAATTCTTGTTCCTCCAGTTGACGGaagacctttgatcatgtatttaacagTACTAGAAGATTCCATGGGCTGTGTTTTGGGTCAACAAGAcgaaaccggaaagaaagagcacgcTATCTACTATTTGAGTAAGAAGTTCACTGATTGTGAGTCCCGATATTCTGTACTTGAgaaaacttgttgtgctttaacTTGGGCTGCCAAGCGTctccgtcattatatgattaatcatacaacttggttgatatccaagaTGGATCCtatcaagtacatatttgagaagccAGCTTTAACTGGAAGGATTGCTCGCTGGCAGATgttattgtccgagtatgatatcGAGTATCGCACTCAGAAAGCAGTCAAAGGTAGCATCTTGGCAGAACATTTGGCTCATCAACCAATCGAAgactatcaaccaatcaaattcgACTTCCTAGATGAAGAGGTTATGTATCTAAAAGCAAAAGATTGTGACGAACCAGTGTTCGGTGAAGGTCCTGATCCTGAATCCGAATGGGGTTGA